From the Chelonoidis abingdonii isolate Lonesome George chromosome 12, CheloAbing_2.0, whole genome shotgun sequence genome, one window contains:
- the LOC142047615 gene encoding uncharacterized protein LOC142047615, producing the protein MNAHCEPIYPVSLRGGGHRVSPTVGRGYLDRQSCMVTHLPVQYHAPVRLSPDLEPERAQSSAGFPAQSLHRRLVTANPQAHLNRQADLERSRSGLCFAIHGRLTGGIPRIRLDVGLRGRPAHTQRNLIETTDEGPLLDPRYPTPSHARMTHGPSTCIPPSRCPVDPTGHLPLVIPPSPLPRLNPRAHLPVSTHPMPDRTHRPIYSGPRSARDRRASIGRGRPHVCRGGVGALLGSCSAGGRPARAMALPPPGLAGGAERRKRGVVTHRWMAQHNQTGGIHTLQLHVNCVLDGDTPVRGQFHFAFDGQDFLILERNQSAWVPLAPEASNEMHFWDAGHTWTLFAREFLQEECVDTLRSLLRGGMEALGRQVPPGISVTYRDTPQGAATLCCHARGFYPRPIRVSWVRDGAQILPPMDASRFLPHADSTYQIRQSLEIPQRWGHSYACQVVHSSLGEPVPNMALPEVSVSRRDSPDGSVSLSCHARGFDPRPIRVSWVRDGKETLAPLIGDVSQLQRSVGIPQQAGAGHSYSCHVQPHSLQEMLVTPAPGEMGGPAPGILAALGLAVLTGSGAVLAGVVVWRRKRSDSGRGSFAPTAGEDPTPDLDPAGLRQSTPV; encoded by the exons ATGAACGCGCACTGCGAGCCCATCTACCCGGTATCCCTCCGGGGCGGAGGCCACAGGGTCAGCCCGACAGTCGGGCGCGGTTACCTAGATCGACAGAGCTGCATGGTGACCCATCTACCCGTCCAGTACCACGCGCCGGTCCGCCTCTCGCCGGACTTAGAACCCGAGCGGGCCCAATCGAGCGCCGGGTTTCCCGCCCAATCCCTGCATCGCCGCCTCGTTACTGCGAACCCACAGGCCCATCTGAACCGCCAGGCGGACTTGGAGCGCTCCAGGTCTGGGCTGTGTTTCGCCATCCACGGC CGGCTGACCGGCGGAATACCAAGGATCCGACTCGACGTAGGCCTACGAGGCCGCCCCGCGCATACTCAGCGCAATCTG ATCGAGACCACGGACGAGGGCCCGCTGCTGGATCCCCGGTatcccaccccatcccatgcccGGATGACCCATGGCCCATCTACCTGTATCCCCCCATCCCGCTGCCCGGTGGACCCAACGGGCCATCTACCCCTGGTAATCCCCCCGTCCCCGCTGCCCAGATTGAACCCACGGGCCCATCTACCTGTATCCACCCACCCCATGCCCGATCGAACCCACAGGCCTATCTACTCTG GTCCGCGCTCCGCCAGAGACCGCCGCGCCTCCATCGGGCGGGGCCGGCCCCACGTGTGCCGGGGCGGTGTGGGCGCCCTGCTGGGCTCCTGCTCTGCCGGCGGGAGACCGGCCCGAGCCATGGCGCTGCCCCCGCCGGGGCTTGCTGGGGGCGCTGAGCGCCGCAAGCGGGGG GTGGTGACCCACCGGTGGATGGCGCAGCACAACCAGACCGGGG GGATCCACACCCTGCAGCTGCACGTGAATTGTGTGCTGGACGGGGACACCCCCGTGCGAGGGCAATTTCACTTTGCTTTCGACGGGCAGGATTTCCTCATCTTGGAGAGAAACCAATCCGCATGGGTGCCGCTGGCACCAGAAGCCTCCAACGAGATGCACTTCTGGGATGCTGGTCACACCTGGACCCTGTTTGCAAGGGAGTTCCTGCAGGAGGAGTGCGTGGACACCCTGCGGAGCCTGTTGCGGGGAGGGATGGAGGCTCTGGGACGGCAGG tacCCCCAGGCATATCGGTGACCTACAGAGACACCCCCCAAGGCGCCGCCACCCTCTGCTGCCACGCCAGGGGCTTTTACCCGCGTCCCATCCGCGTCTCCTGGGTGCGGGATGGGGCGCAGATCCTGCCGCCCATGGACGCCAGCAGGTTCCTGCCCCACGCCGACAGCACCTACCAGATCCGGCAGTCCCTGGAGATCCCCCAGCGGTGGGGCCACAGCTATGCCTGCCAGGTGGTGCACAGCAGCCTGGGGGAGCCGGTGCCCAACATGG ccctgcccgaGGTCTCGGTTTCCCGCAGAGACTCCCCCGATGGCTCCGTCAGCCTCTCCTGCCATGCCAGGGGCTTTGACCCACGTCCCATCCGCGTCTCCTGGGTGCGGGACGGGAAGGAGACCCTGGCTCCCCTCATCGGTGATGTGTCCCAGCTCCAGAGATCCGTGGGGATCCCGCAGCAGGCCGGGGCCGGGCACAGCTACTCCTGCCACGTGCAGCCCCACAGCCTGCAGGAGATGCTGGTGACCCCGG CACCCGGGGAGATGGGGGGCCCGGCCCCCGGGATCCTGGCTGCCCTCGGCCTCGCTGTGCTGACTGGGTCCGGCGCCGTGCTGGCTGGAGTTGTGGTGTGGAGGAGAAAGCGCTCGG ACTCTGGCAGAGGCAGCTTCGCCCCGACTGCTG gaGAGGATCCCACGCCCGACCTGGACCCTGCTGGCCTGCGTCAGAGCACACCTGTGTGA